In Luteitalea sp. TBR-22, one genomic interval encodes:
- the murA gene encoding UDP-N-acetylglucosamine 1-carboxyvinyltransferase, with protein MSVLRIEGGRPLEGIVTVEGNKNAALPLIVASLLTTEPVTLHNVPRIGDVEVLLDLLEGLGSTVEGRGTGTLVLRGPERPGTEPDPRLVGRVRASVLLLGPLLARRGRVQLAPPGGDFPSRRTIATHEQALAALGARRVGGGAHAFEAPDGLVGASFYMDEASVTATELALLAAATATGTSDIRHVATEPHVVELCQLLIAMGAQIEGAGTSRLRIHGVSRLHGAVHTLRGDYIEAGTWAVVGAVTRGSLDVRGAEAEDMEPIVSVLRRMQVPCTVDGGRVQVRPGRCVGMGRLVTGLWPAFPSDMVSLFTVLATQAEGRTLIHDWMYELRLFALEQLSGMRADIFLCDSHRMVVTGPTPLRGRQLDTRDLRSGMALIAAGLAAEGESVVGPLETVERGYAQVVERLAALGAQVARE; from the coding sequence ATGTCCGTGCTGCGCATAGAGGGTGGACGACCGCTCGAGGGCATCGTCACGGTGGAGGGCAACAAGAACGCGGCGCTGCCGCTGATCGTCGCATCGTTGCTGACGACCGAGCCGGTCACGCTGCACAACGTGCCGCGCATCGGCGACGTCGAGGTGCTTCTCGACCTGCTCGAGGGACTGGGCAGCACGGTCGAGGGCCGCGGCACCGGCACGCTGGTGCTGCGCGGCCCCGAGCGGCCGGGCACCGAGCCCGACCCGCGCCTGGTCGGTCGCGTCCGTGCGTCCGTGTTGCTGCTCGGCCCGCTGCTGGCGCGCCGGGGACGCGTACAACTGGCGCCCCCGGGCGGAGATTTCCCGTCGCGCCGGACGATTGCCACGCACGAGCAGGCGCTCGCCGCGCTGGGCGCCCGTCGCGTGGGCGGCGGGGCGCACGCCTTCGAGGCGCCCGACGGCCTGGTCGGGGCCTCGTTTTACATGGACGAGGCGTCGGTCACGGCCACCGAACTGGCGCTGCTGGCGGCGGCGACCGCCACGGGCACGAGCGACATCCGCCACGTCGCGACGGAGCCACACGTGGTCGAGTTGTGCCAGTTGCTCATCGCCATGGGCGCGCAGATCGAGGGCGCAGGCACCTCGCGGCTGAGGATCCATGGCGTGTCGAGGTTGCACGGCGCCGTCCACACGCTGCGCGGCGACTACATCGAGGCCGGGACATGGGCCGTGGTCGGCGCGGTGACGCGCGGCAGCCTCGACGTGCGCGGCGCCGAGGCCGAGGACATGGAGCCGATCGTGTCCGTGCTCAGGCGGATGCAGGTGCCCTGCACCGTCGACGGCGGTCGCGTCCAGGTCAGGCCGGGGCGGTGCGTGGGCATGGGCCGCCTGGTCACCGGCCTGTGGCCTGCATTCCCGAGCGACATGGTCAGCCTGTTCACGGTGCTGGCCACGCAGGCCGAGGGCCGCACACTGATTCACGACTGGATGTACGAACTGCGCCTGTTCGCGCTCGAGCAACTGAGCGGCATGCGAGCCGACATCTTCCTGTGCGACTCGCACCGGATGGTGGTGACCGGACCGACACCCTTGCGCGGACGACAACTCGACACGCGTGATCTGCGATCCGGGATGGCGCTGATTGCCGCCGGGTTGGCGGCCGAAGGCGAGAGCGTGGTCGGCCCGCTCGAAACCGTCGAACGCGGCTACGCGCAGGTCGTCGAGCGACTCGCCGCGCTCGGCGCGCAGGTCGCGCGTGAGTGA